AAGAACGAGACCCTATCGAGGCGAGCTTGTATCACCGGGAATCCGCCGAACGTGCGAACCGTCCGGAACGGCCGGGTCGAGAACAGGGCCGCGGTGATGACCACGGCCACCAACGCCTCGGCGCCTACCGTGGCGGGGGCGAGCTCGGTGGTGAACGCGCAGGTCATCGCAACGCTCGACAGTAAGGATCCCAGGGCGGCGCCCCGCTTTCCATGGTGCATGGTCAACGCGATGAGGGGCAGGACGATGGCCAGCTGGACAAAAGCGCATGCGGCGAAGGTATCGGTGCGCGCCGTGGCGACCACGATGGCGAGGTAAGGGATGACGAGCAGGAACGCTTCGTGCAGCAACGGCCACCAGTGGGAGGTGCGCCGACGGCGACGCAGGTATTCGTGCATGACCACGACGATGGGGACCACCGTGAGCGTGCCGAGGTAGTGGCTGATGATGAAGGAAGGGGTGAAGGTGCCGACGGAAGCCCACCAGGCTTGCACGGGATCGGGATGCGACGCATACCCCAGAAACCCGATCGTCAATGTCCATAGCGTCATGATCACGGACAGCGCGACGTTGAGGCCCAGCACCGTGGTGATGCGCAGGTTGCCGTCGGTGTCGCGCAGGGGCATGCGTCTGACGACCGCGGTGAAGAAGGGCATGCAAACGACGATGAAGGGAATCGATGCTCCGATCGCCCACGGCATGCCGAACACCTGCGCATGCGAGATGATTTTTTCGAGTACGGGAAGCGTTTCGCCGATCGCCAGCGCCAGCCAATACCGACGCGGCACCAGCAGAAGGCAACTGAGGCGCAGCCCCGACATAAGGTTCCAATGGTCGAACATGACCAGGTTGAACAGGTAGTAGACCAGGGCGAACGCCACGACGACGGCGATGTGATCGCCGAAGGGAATCGCGAACCGGTTGCTGCGCAAATTCAAACCACCCACCCCTGAAAACATGGTGCCGCGACATGGCCGCACCGGGCCTGGCATGGGGTCGGAGCCTATACCTTCCCGGTGGGAAAAGTCACGGCGGCTGCCGATTTCGCGCCCCTTTCGGGGTGAGTAAGTCCTTACGAAAATCGCTCCTAAAGTTCCTGCGAATCCTGCCGAAAACGTACTTCGAGAACCGGGCGCGGCCACTCGAGACGGGTTCCCGCGTGCCATAACCAGGACGGTCGTGGAGTAGTGCAACGCATGAGGTTTACAGGGGAAGGCCGTTGGCGCACAACGGCACACGGGCTGATTTCCCTGCTTGCGATCGGTGCCAGCGGTATGGCGCCCGCGCAGCAGTCGACGTTGGACAAACAGGAGCAGCTGCGTCGCGCACAGCAGCTCGAGCAAAGGGAAGAGCAGCGCCAGCAGGCGCCGTTCCAGGGGACGCCGCCGACGCAGGTCGAGCGGCTGGATGCGCCGTTGCCCAGCGAAACACCGTGCTTCACGTTGCGCAGCCTGCGGCTCGAGGGCGAGCGCGTGGGCGATTTCGCCTGGGCACAGCGGTATCTCGATCGCTTCGTCGGGCAATGCGTGGGTCGCGAAGGCCTGGAGACCCTGCAGCGTCGATTGTCCAACCTCGTGATCGCCCGCGGTTTCGTCACCACGCGCATCGGCGTGCCGGCGCAGGACATCTCCAGCGGCGAGCTTCGCATGCTGCTCGTGCCGGGCACGCTGCGGCATGTCCGCTTCGCGCCGGGCTCGCCCGCACTCGATTGGCGCGCGGCCTTCCCCATCCGCGAGGGCGACCTGCTCAACCTGCACGCCGTCGAACAGGGCCTGGAGCAGCTCAAGCGCGTGCCGTCGCAGGACGTCTCGATGGACATCGCGCCCGGTGAGAAGGTGGGCGAGTCCGACGTGGTGCTCACGGTGCATACCGCGCGGCGCTGGCACGTGGAAACCGACGTCAGCGACTCGGGCCTCAAGGGCACGGGCACCTACCAGGGCAACCTCAACGTATCGTTCGACAACCCGCTGGGTTGGAACGACATCTTCTCGATCGGTGCGGGCCATGCGCTGTTCACCCATCCGGATGGCGGCAGCACGTTCAGCGAAAACGCATCCTATAGCGTGCCGTGGGGATGGTGGACGTTCAGCGGCAGCGTGTCGACGTACCGGTACCGGCAGTGGGTGGAGGGCTTCGACAGCCGTTTCCGTTCGACCGGCAACTCCACGTCCAGCGACGTCACCGTGCAGCGGCTCCTCACCCGCGGCACGTCGAGCAAGACGTCGATCGAGGCGCGGCTGGCCGCGCGCAGCGCCCACAGCTACATCCAGGGCGTGGAAGTGGGCATCCAGCGGCAGCGCGTCGCCAGTGCCGAACTCGCGCTCGTGCATCGTCATTACATCGGCCAGGCGCAGATCGACGCCCGCCTGGGTTACCAGCGCGGCACGCCATGGTTCGGCAGCCAGTGGGCCGGATACGACCCCGAGGTCGGTTATCCGACCAACCGGTATGGATTGACCACGCTCGATCTCTCCATCAGCAAGCCGCTCACGCTGGCCGGGCGCCAGGCGATCTGGGACAGCAGCCTGCGCATGCAGCGTTCCACCGACCACCTGCCGGCAGCCGAGCTCATCACGCTCGGCGGCCGCTACACGGTTCGCGGTTTCGACGGCGAGCAGACGCTGGCCGGCGAGCGCGGCGCTTACCTGCGCAACACGCTCACGCTTCCGCTGGGCATGTTCGCGCCGTATCTCGGCATCGACGTGGGTCACGTATCGGGTCCGTCGACACAGGCCGGGCATCGGCAACTGACGGGCGGCGTGCTGGGCCTTCGGGGCAGCTACGTGGGACTGAGCTGGGATCTCTTCATCGGACGGCGCCTGCATGCGCCGCGGGCGTTCGACACCGAGCAACCCACGACGGGTTTCCAGCTGATCTACCAGTACTGAAAAAACACGGGCAGGGGCGCCGGGGACGGTGCCCGACAAGGGGAAAGGTCATGACGACGATCAAGGAAACGATGGTGCGCGCCTCCGGCGCGAAGGTCTGGACGGTGCTGCGTACCCTCGCGTACGCGCTGGCACTGGCCATGGTGGGCACGCCGGTGGTGTCGTGGGC
This window of the Luteibacter aegosomatis genome carries:
- a CDS encoding MASE1 domain-containing protein, whose protein sequence is MPGPVRPCRGTMFSGVGGLNLRSNRFAIPFGDHIAVVVAFALVYYLFNLVMFDHWNLMSGLRLSCLLLVPRRYWLALAIGETLPVLEKIISHAQVFGMPWAIGASIPFIVVCMPFFTAVVRRMPLRDTDGNLRITTVLGLNVALSVIMTLWTLTIGFLGYASHPDPVQAWWASVGTFTPSFIISHYLGTLTVVPIVVVMHEYLRRRRRTSHWWPLLHEAFLLVIPYLAIVVATARTDTFAACAFVQLAIVLPLIALTMHHGKRGAALGSLLSSVAMTCAFTTELAPATVGAEALVAVVITAALFSTRPFRTVRTFGGFPVIQARLDRVSFFVERRLARILVGIRRRRFVITVQQADRTCVADLD
- a CDS encoding ShlB/FhaC/HecB family hemolysin secretion/activation protein; the encoded protein is MRFTGEGRWRTTAHGLISLLAIGASGMAPAQQSTLDKQEQLRRAQQLEQREEQRQQAPFQGTPPTQVERLDAPLPSETPCFTLRSLRLEGERVGDFAWAQRYLDRFVGQCVGREGLETLQRRLSNLVIARGFVTTRIGVPAQDISSGELRMLLVPGTLRHVRFAPGSPALDWRAAFPIREGDLLNLHAVEQGLEQLKRVPSQDVSMDIAPGEKVGESDVVLTVHTARRWHVETDVSDSGLKGTGTYQGNLNVSFDNPLGWNDIFSIGAGHALFTHPDGGSTFSENASYSVPWGWWTFSGSVSTYRYRQWVEGFDSRFRSTGNSTSSDVTVQRLLTRGTSSKTSIEARLAARSAHSYIQGVEVGIQRQRVASAELALVHRHYIGQAQIDARLGYQRGTPWFGSQWAGYDPEVGYPTNRYGLTTLDLSISKPLTLAGRQAIWDSSLRMQRSTDHLPAAELITLGGRYTVRGFDGEQTLAGERGAYLRNTLTLPLGMFAPYLGIDVGHVSGPSTQAGHRQLTGGVLGLRGSYVGLSWDLFIGRRLHAPRAFDTEQPTTGFQLIYQY